Proteins encoded within one genomic window of Siniperca chuatsi isolate FFG_IHB_CAS linkage group LG4, ASM2008510v1, whole genome shotgun sequence:
- the LOC122875308 gene encoding monocyte chemotactic protein 1B-like, which translates to MAAPRLALSVFLLMLAVITLSEGLRGPGPKRCCFGFNEKPIPKGRVLGYIKTSQRCSNPAVLLKTVAGRQLCARPSDAWVKELISYLDGKSVPGETSNL; encoded by the exons aTGGCTGCTCCTCGTCTcgctctgtctgtgtttctgctgaTGCTGGCTGTCATCACTCTGAGTGAAG GTCTGCGTGGTCCTGGACCAAAGAGATGCTGTTTTGGTTTCAATGAGAAACCGATACCTAAGGGCAGAGTTTTGGGCTACATCAAGACCAGCCAGCGGTGCTCCAACCCTGCCGTCTT gctgAAGACAGTGGCAGGTCGTCAGCTGTGTGCCAGACCTTCAGACGCTTGGGTAAAGGAGCTCATCAGCTACCTGGACGGCAAATCTGTCCCAGGAGAGACGTCCAACCTGTAA